One part of the Augochlora pura isolate Apur16 chromosome 3, APUR_v2.2.1, whole genome shotgun sequence genome encodes these proteins:
- the LOC144468143 gene encoding HIG1 domain family member 2A, mitochondrial, whose protein sequence is MSRNSANNSEILDELDWVQIRSDLHKRYHVETFTEKVVRKTKENPLVPIGTIATISALTFGIWNFYKGNTKMSQQMMRARVGAQAFTIFSMVVGLLLTAKKREE, encoded by the exons ATGTCGAGAAATTCAGCAAACAACTCAGAAATATTGGACGAATTAGATTGGGTTCAAATACGTAGTGATCTACATAAACGCTACCATGTTGAAACCTTTACAGAAAAGGTAGTACgcaaaacgaaagaaaatccTCTAGTACCGATAG GTACCATAGCAACTATAAGCGCTCTAACTTTCggaatttggaatttttacaAAGGAAATACCAAAATGTCTCAGCAAATGATGCGTGCGAGAGTAGGTGCGCAAGCATTTACAATCTTTTCTATGGTTGTTGGACTCCTCTTGACAGCAAAAAAACGAGAGGAATGA
- the LOC144468142 gene encoding uncharacterized protein LOC144468142, whose translation MSLIAQTNKWTPKLIIMFQLTVWTVVGIILLRKGVKSLRDIQDTLRNDTADTQERIARRNEKDLIQESSITENRHRIVEIAARQSDIPVDRNSSEAFKQNGIWSSRKSYASYQANNIAIKKRITIDRKQDPRGIRAIQSLTVRASNEDKEEQAKNKTESVIHDVTTFDTTNLYDRNENALFQLKHSGSTNFSRLTNIDNIDHKLQRAPVNRIGVAVAITMLAIGVVMLLLGPLIVILRAYSDRRRSTQIFLKSRCHTDRPPTYEEVVLMDQAPRYSTLQLDTILESSPTY comes from the exons atgTCTTTAATCGCACAAACGAATAAATGGACtccaaaattaataataatgtttcaattaaCTGTTTGGACTGTCGTTGGGATTATACTTCTCCGTAAAGGTGTAAAATCCTTGCGCGATATTCAGGATACGCTACGAAACGACACTGCCGATACACAG GAAAGGATCGCAAGGCGGAACGAAAAAGATTTGATCCAAGAGTCAAGTATTACAGAAAATCGTCATCGAATAGTCGAGATTGCAGCTCGACAGAGTGACATCCCGGTGGATCGCAACAGTTCTGAAGCTTTTAAACAGAACGGAATATGGTCGTCGCGTAAATCATATGCATCTTATCAAGCAAACAATATCGCTATCAAAAAGCGAATTACAATTGATCGTAAACAAGACCCTCGAGGCATCCGCGCGATACAATCTTTGACAGTGCGTGCTTCTAACGAGGACAAAGAGGAACaagcgaaaaataaaacagaaagtgTCATTCACGATGTAACCACGTTCGATACAACAAACCTTTATGACAGAAACGAGAACGCATTGTTTCAACTGAAACATTCTGGTTCTACTAATTTCAGTAGGTTAACGAACATCGACAACATTGATCACAAATTACAACGTGCTCCAGTAAATCGAATCGGCGTGGCTGTTGCTATAACAATGCTGGCGATTGGTGTTGTCATGTTACTTTTAGGTCCTCTTATCGTTATTCTTCGGGCTTACAGCGACAGAAGACGGTCCACACAAATCTTTCTAAAATCAAGATGTCACACCGACCGACCACCTACTTACGAAGAAGTAGTCTTAATGGATCAAGCACCCAGATATTCGACACTTCAACTAGACACGATTCTTGAATCTTCTCCCACTTActga
- the Rpn10 gene encoding regulatory particle non-ATPase 10: MVLESTIICVDNSDYMRNGDFLPTRLQAQQDAVNLVCHSKSRSNPENNVGLITLANVEVLATLTSDMGRILSKLHQVQPNGNLCLITGIRIAHLALKHRQGKNHKMRIVAFIGSPIEIDEKELVKLAKRLKKEKVNVDVISFGEESVNNEVLTAFVNTLNGKDGTGSHLVTVPPGPHLSDVLISSPIIQGEDGMGGTGMGGAAYEFGVDPNEDPELALALRVSMEEQRQRQEEEARRAQATEAAVNKQPETIKEVPNEETMLKRALAMSLEGAEDSSSASDNTTPSSGNVPDFARMTEEEQIAFAMQMSMQDQQEHESLKEEAMEVEEDYAAVMSDPAFLQSVLENLPGVDPDSEAVRQAVGSLQQNKDKDKEKEKEKDKDKEMK; encoded by the exons ATGGTACTGGAAAGTACGATAATATG TGTCGACAACAGCGATTATATGAGAAATGGAGATTTTTTACCAACACGTCTTCAAGCACAACAGGATGCTGTTAATTTGGTTTGCCATTCAAAGTCTAGATCTAATCCTGAAAACAATGTTGGTTTAATAACATTAGCCAA CGTTGAAGTATTAGCAACATTAACCAGTGACATGGGTAGAATTTTATCCAAGCTTCACCAAGTTCAGCCAAATGGTAATCTATGTTTGATTACTGGAATAAGGATTGCGCAT TTAGCATTGAAACATCGTCAAggtaaaaatcataaaatgcGTATCGTGGCTTTTATTGGTAGTCCGATAGAAATTGATGAAAAGGAACTTGTAAAGTTAGCAAAACGattgaagaaagaaaaggtGAATGTGGATGTAATTAGCTTTGGTGAGGAAAGCGTCAACAATGAAGTATTGACAGCCTTTGTTAATACCTTGAATGGGAAGGATGGTACAGGCAGTCACTTGGTCACGGTTCCACCTGGGCCACATTTATCTGATGTGTTAATTTCTTCTCCCATAATTCAAGGAGAAGATGGGATGGGTGGTACTGGCATGGGAGGAGCCGCTTATGAATTTGGTGTTGATCCAAATGAAGATCCAGAGTTGGCATTg GCATTACGCGTTTCTATGGAAGAGCAAAGACAACgtcaagaagaagaagcacgGCGAGCACAAGCGACCGAAGCAGCTGTGAATAAGCAACCAGAAACTATTAAAGAGGTACCGAATGAAGAAACGATGTTGAAACGTGCGCTTGCTATGTCGCTCGAAGGTGCTGAAGATTCATCCTCAGCATCTGATAATACTACACCGTCTAGTGGAAATGTGCCAGACTTTGCTCGTATGACAGAAGAAGAGCAAATTGCTTTCGCTATGCAGATGTCCATGCAAGATCAAC AAGAACATGAATCCTTGAAAGAAGAGGCAATGGAAGTCGAAGAGGACTATGCCGCTGTAATGTCCGATCCAGCTTTTCTGCAATCCGTTTTGGAAAATTTACCGGGCGTTGATCCTGATTCGGAAGCCGTTCGTCAAGCTGTTGGATCTCTTCAGCAGAACAAGGATAAAGataaggagaaagagaaggagaaagataaagacaaggaaatgaaatga
- the LOC144478875 gene encoding NHL repeat-containing protein 2 isoform X1, translating into MTQNKNNVYVRDIVQELTQTCIEVRCNLDLCLDEQEREALILKHIKTYTGKWCRITDFQTGLEWFNVAEELSVYGHLADKLIVLDFFTYCCINCMHILPDLDLLEKQFSITDGLVVIGVHSAKFANERNSKRLLAAIQRYNITHPVVNDALLSMWQDLGISCWPTLLMIGPTGVPFAVFVGEGHRDELLAYATVALRYFKSLRQISNSNLPLQLAKHLLPTRENETLLFPSKIKSFCNEQGECLVISDTGNNRILVTDVTGNVEYVIGGPNPGFCNGNLENARFNAPQGVCLLGAVIYVADNGNHAIRKIDLVEKIVSTVAGTGFQGYDYVGGKTGRHQVLSSPWDVSIYRHEYAGKSVSVLLIAMAGTHQIWALFLEDTIWWKNREYKASTCAAIVGSGREENRNNTYPHAAGLAQPSGLIVVQEDKTVFFADSESSAIRSVDLNNGRVSAVCGGNRNPASQNLYLRVAGFT; encoded by the exons atgactcaaaataaaaacaatgtgTATGTGCGAGATATTGTACAAGAATTAACGCAAACTTGTATAGAAGTTCGTTGCAATCTGGATTTGTGCCTCGACGAACAAGAACGTgaagctttaatattaaagcataTCAAAACATATACGGGAAAATGGTGTCGTATTACTGATTTTCAAACAG GATTAGAATGGTTCAACGTCGCAGAAGAGTTATCAGTGTATGGACATCTAGCTGACAAATTAATTGTTCTGGATTTCTTCACTTACTGTTGCATTAATTGTATGCACATATTGCCAGATTTAGATCTCCTAGAAAAGCAATTTTCCATCACGGATGGTCTTGTTGTT ATTGGAGTGCATAGCGCAAAATTTGCCAATGAACGTAATTCAAAGAGGCTCTTGGCAGCAATTCAGAGATACAATATAACACATCCTGTTGTAAATGATGCCTTGCTGTCTATGTGGCAAGACCTAGGAATTTCTTGTTGGCCAACACTATTAATGATAG GTCCAACAGGTGTACCGTTCGCTGTTTTTGTAGGAGAAGGTCATAGAGACGAATTGCTTGCATACGCAACCGTTGCATTAAGATACTTTAAATCGTTGCGTCAAATTTCTAATAGCAACCTTCCCCTACAACTGGCAAAACATTTGTTACCTACTAGAGAAAACGAAACCCTGCTGTTTCCTAGTAAAATAAAGAGCTTTTGTAATGAACAAGGAGAATGTTTGGTAATATCTGATACAGGCAACAACAGAATTTTGGTCACAGATGTAACCGGAAACGTGGAATACGTTATCGGTGGCCCTAATCCAGGATTTTGCAATGGAAACTTGGAAAATGCTAGATTTAATGCTCCCCAAGGCGTATGCCTGTTAGGTGCCGTAATTTATGTCGCTGACAACGGAAATCATGCAATTCGAAAG ATAGATTTAGTTGAGAAAATTGTAAGTACGGTCGCTGGTACGGGCTTCCAAGGCTACGATTACGTCGGAGGGAAAACTGGTAGGCACCAAGTTTTGTCTTCTCCTTGGGATGTCTCGATTTATAGACACGAGTATGCAGGCAAATCTGTATCTGTATTATTAATCGCAATGGCAGGCACACATCAAATTTGGGCGCTTTTTCTAGAAGATACTATTTGGTGGAAAAATAG AGAATACAAAGCAAGCACATGTGCTGCAATCGTTGGAAGCGGCAGGGAGGAGAACCGCAACAATACGTATCCTCACGCGGCTGGTTTAGCACAACCGTCGGGATTGATTGTCGTGCAAGAAGATAAAACCGTTTTTTTTGCCGATAGTGAAAGCAGTGCCATCAGATCCGTAGATCTAAACAATGGACGAGTTTCCGCTGTTTGCGGAGGAAATAGAAATCCGGCG TCACAGAACCTGTATCTCCGTGTCGCAGGATTTACATGA
- the LOC144467753 gene encoding LOW QUALITY PROTEIN: MORN repeat-containing protein 5 (The sequence of the model RefSeq protein was modified relative to this genomic sequence to represent the inferred CDS: deleted 1 base in 1 codon; substituted 1 base at 1 genomic stop codon), whose amino-acid sequence MEVKLKDFDAGITRFIDGSQYEGTWNAIGMDGIGTYIFPHNAKFQGEFRNDTFHGHGTIYWPRGQRIDGVWSRGECKQNRFIFADNLIFLKDEWKYCKFPDRRYHLCLKYGLRPAGATLSTNNEREFMIPPLCYDSGIGLFNPSTHCIVSHRDPKKHYRYRXKLSIMKINKISQVLQIPTTTMARWIMDNCRKAWTKPTGHRPYLYENWFPQKNTTNDASVLPLLSLLPFSKYSSQSWWKRFGNTSCVIESNDNFCLIENHESPKA is encoded by the exons AtggaagtaaaattaaaagattttgaTGCCGGTattacgcgttttatcgatgGAAGTCAATACGAGGGTACCTGGAATGCAATTGGCATGGATGGAATTGGCACATACATTTTTCCACATA ATGCCAAATTTCAAGGAGAATTCCGCAATGATACGTTTCATGGACACGGCACGATTTATTGGCCTCGTGGTCAAAGAATAGATGGTGTGTGGTCTCGAGGTGAATGCAAGCAAAACCGATTTATCTTCGcggacaatttaattttcctaaaagacgaatggaaatactgtaaattTCCCGACAGACG ATATCACCTATGTCTGAAATATGGATTACGTCCAGCTGGAGCTACGTTGAGTACTAACAACGAAAGGGAGTTTATGATCCCACCCCTGTGTTACGATTCAGGGATCGGATTATTCAATCCTTCTACGCACTGCATCGTATCGCATCGTGATCCAAAGAAG CATTATAGATACCGATAGAAACTTTCAATcatgaaaataaacaaaatttcgcaGGTACTGCAAATACCGACTACGACGATGGCTCGATGGATAATGGATAACTGTCGGAAAGCTTGGACAAAGCCGACCGGACATCGGCCGtatctttatgaaaattggTTTCCTCAAAAAAATACCACGAACGATGCAAGCGTTCTCCCGTTGTTATCGTTACTaccattttcgaaatattcatCCCAATCTTGGTGGAAGAG GTTTGGAAACACGTCGTGCGTAATCGAGTCGAACgacaatttctgtttaataGAGAATCACGAAAGTCCTAAAGCGTAA
- the LOC144478875 gene encoding NHL repeat-containing protein 2 isoform X2: MTQNKNNVYVRDIVQELTQTCIEVRCNLDLCLDEQEREALILKHIKTYTGKWCRITDFQTGLEWFNVAEELSVYGHLADKLIVLDFFTYCCINCMHILPDLDLLEKQFSITDGLVVIGVHSAKFANERNSKRLLAAIQRYNITHPVVNDALLSMWQDLGISCWPTLLMIGPTGVPFAVFVGEGHRDELLAYATVALRYFKSLRQISNSNLPLQLAKHLLPTRENETLLFPSKIKSFCNEQGECLVISDTGNNRILVTDVTGNVEYVIGGPNPGFCNGNLENARFNAPQGVCLLGAVIYVADNGNHAIRKIDLVEKIVSTVAGTGFQGYDYVGGKTGRHQVLSSPWDVSIYRHEYAGKSVSVLLIAMAGTHQIWALFLEDTIWWKNREYKASTCAAIVGSGREENRNNTYPHAAGLAQPSGLIVVQEDKTVFFADSESSAIRSVDLNNGRVSAVCGGNRNPAVSFDTK, encoded by the exons atgactcaaaataaaaacaatgtgTATGTGCGAGATATTGTACAAGAATTAACGCAAACTTGTATAGAAGTTCGTTGCAATCTGGATTTGTGCCTCGACGAACAAGAACGTgaagctttaatattaaagcataTCAAAACATATACGGGAAAATGGTGTCGTATTACTGATTTTCAAACAG GATTAGAATGGTTCAACGTCGCAGAAGAGTTATCAGTGTATGGACATCTAGCTGACAAATTAATTGTTCTGGATTTCTTCACTTACTGTTGCATTAATTGTATGCACATATTGCCAGATTTAGATCTCCTAGAAAAGCAATTTTCCATCACGGATGGTCTTGTTGTT ATTGGAGTGCATAGCGCAAAATTTGCCAATGAACGTAATTCAAAGAGGCTCTTGGCAGCAATTCAGAGATACAATATAACACATCCTGTTGTAAATGATGCCTTGCTGTCTATGTGGCAAGACCTAGGAATTTCTTGTTGGCCAACACTATTAATGATAG GTCCAACAGGTGTACCGTTCGCTGTTTTTGTAGGAGAAGGTCATAGAGACGAATTGCTTGCATACGCAACCGTTGCATTAAGATACTTTAAATCGTTGCGTCAAATTTCTAATAGCAACCTTCCCCTACAACTGGCAAAACATTTGTTACCTACTAGAGAAAACGAAACCCTGCTGTTTCCTAGTAAAATAAAGAGCTTTTGTAATGAACAAGGAGAATGTTTGGTAATATCTGATACAGGCAACAACAGAATTTTGGTCACAGATGTAACCGGAAACGTGGAATACGTTATCGGTGGCCCTAATCCAGGATTTTGCAATGGAAACTTGGAAAATGCTAGATTTAATGCTCCCCAAGGCGTATGCCTGTTAGGTGCCGTAATTTATGTCGCTGACAACGGAAATCATGCAATTCGAAAG ATAGATTTAGTTGAGAAAATTGTAAGTACGGTCGCTGGTACGGGCTTCCAAGGCTACGATTACGTCGGAGGGAAAACTGGTAGGCACCAAGTTTTGTCTTCTCCTTGGGATGTCTCGATTTATAGACACGAGTATGCAGGCAAATCTGTATCTGTATTATTAATCGCAATGGCAGGCACACATCAAATTTGGGCGCTTTTTCTAGAAGATACTATTTGGTGGAAAAATAG AGAATACAAAGCAAGCACATGTGCTGCAATCGTTGGAAGCGGCAGGGAGGAGAACCGCAACAATACGTATCCTCACGCGGCTGGTTTAGCACAACCGTCGGGATTGATTGTCGTGCAAGAAGATAAAACCGTTTTTTTTGCCGATAGTGAAAGCAGTGCCATCAGATCCGTAGATCTAAACAATGGACGAGTTTCCGCTGTTTGCGGAGGAAATAGAAATCCGGCGGTTAGTTTCGATACGAAATAG
- the LOC144468140 gene encoding rhotekin-2: MAPRRKSIGTIRGCFRNTLDKENNYLRSLSDYQARVRRRDSIRNFKNIAEHDLERKIDLEVKIKEGSSRLLAAARHPTQSLEAARALLISSKRMSIYTTELQHRDTDATLNTSISKTKGRLSISDLRFPLMWRDSDHFKNRGDHRRFAVFCLARIGTEIHDTTLLYPIDREQTDISFPDVLLFDSVPAEFELTLEVYSHILQEDLSTPRRIRKTIHSSISKTVGRKLTSSLCNEYNATKSEPHFHLMAYAKMTLNDTDENIRTHDLTLNNFSTDTKAHALPLFGHFCCRLAVQPDCIDKELVIGFVIINGQRCWARLHAFELEAWKTKKLPEESQKPAFTIHVNKNTLVRQSKSANWQLRIINRIDGVKKHDIIEFCLEDDVQKCFEQLIHRIDEHSIWKHAAINIQQIPCSENSYSNVNTKNLFATNKRQGSLYDEIALTEPVHSQAVTRISMSKRTVKFKHHHFSDITPTALGLDYQTAIATFNSRRKFLNTIHYR, from the exons ATGGCGCCACGTAGGAAAAGTATCGGAACGATACGTGGTTGTTTTAGAAATACTTTGgataaagaaaacaattatcTACGTTCTTTAAGTGATTATCAAGCAAGAGTTAGAAGACGAGATAGCATAcgaaactttaaaaatatagcg GAACATGATTTGGAAAGAAAGATCGATTTGgaagtgaaaataaaagaagggTCATCAAGATTGTTAGCTGCTGCGCGGCATCCTACACAAAGCTTAGAAGCTGCACGGGCTCTACTCATATCAAGCAAACGAATGTCCATTTACACAACTGAATTACAACATCGTGACACAGATGCCACATTGAACACAAG CATTTCAAAAACTAAAGGAAGATTATCCATTTCGGATCTCAGATTCCCCTTGATGTGGAGAGATTcagatcattttaaaaatcgtggaGATCACAGGAGATTTGCAGTTTTCTGTCTAGCTCGTATTGGTACTGAAATTCACGATACAACTTTACTTTATCCTATCGATAGAGAACAGACAGATATTAGTTTTCCTgacgttttattatt CGACAGTGTGCCAGCAGAGTTCGAGCTAACGTTAGAGGTTTATAGCCACATTTTACAAGAAGATCTTAGTACTCCTAGAAGAATCAGAAAAACTATTCATTCATCAATTTCAAAAACTGTGGGTAGAAAATTGACGTCATCTCTATGCAACGAATACAATGCTACCAAGTC AGAGccacattttcatttaatggCTTATGCGAAAATGACTCTCAATGATACAGATGAGAATATACGTACCCACGATTTgacattgaacaattttagtacag aTACCAAAGCCCATGCTTTGCCACTTTTTGGACACTTTTGTTGTCGTTTAGCTGTGCAACCGGATTGTATTGATAAAGAACTAGTCATCggatttgtaattataaacgGTCAACGTTGCTGGGCACGACTACATGCTTTCGAATTAGAAGCCTGGAAAACGAAGAAACTTCCAGAGGAATCACAAAAGCCTGCGTTCACGATTCATGTTAACAAG aataccCTTGTCAGACAATCGAAATCAGCAAACTGGCAATTACGGATTATCAATCGTATAGACGGTGTCAAGAAACacgatattattgaattttgtttagagGATGATGTTCAAAAGTGTTTTGAACAGTTAATACATCGTATTGATGAACATTCAATATGGAAACATGCGGCAATTAATATTCAGCAAATCCCATGTTCGGAGAATTCCTACTCGAATGTAAACACAAAAAATCTGTTTGCAACCAATAAGCGGCAAGGATCTCTATACGACGAAATTGCGTTAACGG AACCTGTTCACTCGCAAGCTGTTACAAGGATATCTATGTCAAAAAGAACAGTAAAATTCAAACATCATCATTTTTCAGACATTACTCCGACAGCCCTGGGCCTAGACTATCAGACTGCTATTGCTACGTTTAATTCACGTAGGAAATTTCTAAACACAATTCATTATAGATGA